The genomic window CCCGGCGGTGGCTGAGATCGAGTCCCGACTCAAACAGATGCTGGCTACTTCGGTCAGGATCATTCCCGGAAGCAAGCGGGGCCGTATCGAGATTGAATACTACGGCGAGGATGATCTTGGCCGCCTGTGGGAGTTGTTGCGGAGGATCAGCCCATAATCATGGCGCGCGGCAAATACGTTACAGTCATGCTTGTGCCCGACGGCACCGACGCCCGCACGGGGTTCCGCATCCGCCGCTGGCTGCTCAAGACGATATTGATTACCATCGGCGCTATACTGGCCGGTATCGTTGTCTTCTTCCTTTTCTACGGTAAGGTTCTGACGCGTGCCGCCATAACCGAAGCCGTGATGAAAGAAAACGAGGACTTGCGCCGATACCGATACAAGGTAGGCTTGCTGGAACAGAACCTAGAGCAGGCGCGGGAAGTGGTCAGCAGGCTGGCCGGCATGGCGGGGATCGACTACGAGTTTCCCGAGCTGCCGAGTGATTCCACGATTTTCGCCCAGCTGGACAAGACCGGAAAAGCTATCGTGGCACGATCGACCACCCGCGACTGGACGTTGCCCGAAGGATTGCCGATACAAGGATTCATCACCCAGGAGTTCGAGGTTGAGGATCAGGATCACTTTCATCCCGGAGTGGACATCGTTTGCGCCGTCGGCACGCCCGTGCTGGCCACGGCCAGCGGGGTGGTTGCGTACGCCGACTACGATTCCACATATGGCCACATGGTGGTCCTGAAACACAGTGACAGCGTGGTCACGATCTATGGTCATAACAGCGAGCTGCTCGTTTTACCCGGCCAGGCAATCCTGGTGGGAAGCCGGATCGCGCTGTCCGGAAGCACGGGTAAATCGACGGCACCGCACCTGCACTATGAAATCAGGGTAAATGATGAACCTCTAAATCCGCTGGAAAACCTGTATGAAAAAAAATAACAACAGTGAGGTAGACCTTCATATGAACACGATTGTCGGAAAGGATACGATCATAACCGGTACCCTTGATATCAAGGGAGCCTTGCGCGTCGACGGCACGGTCAAGGGCAAGATTATTTGCTCCGACTGCGTGACGTTGGGTGCGACCGGTCACGTCGAGGCTGACATCGAGGCTAATACCGCCATTGTGGCCGGACACATGGTCGGGAATATCCAGACGTCCGAGAAGATCGAGTTGCAGGCCAAGTGCGAAATGGATGGCGACATTCAGACCAAGTCACTGGTGATCGAACAGGGGGCGGTCTTTTGCGGCGCCTGCAACATGAAGGACTCAAAGCCGGACCTGGGGTTCCTTCCCAAGCCGGCCGAGCAGCCCGAGCCGCTTGTGACGAGCAAGAAGAATCTGGAGTAATCCACAGTCTTTGCCGCTCTGTGGAAAAACCCGGGCCATTGTGGATAATAGCACAACTGTTTGTGCGGTCAAATCTTACGTGATTCGCATCCAAGACTGACCGGGTCGCTTATCCACATTCTCTCGTCCTGGTTAACTTTTTGTTCTGAAAAACGTTAGCAAGGCTGTGTTGATTGTTGAATTCCGTGCTGCCCCCTAAGTTGCTGTCTTACAGACAAATACGACAGCCGGATGGCTGTTCGGCGGTGGTCGCTCGTCCTCGGGGGCTTTTTAGCGGTCACGGCTGATGCTCGGCTTTGGAGCTTGCGCTCGGACGGCCTGCGTTAATATATTTACAGTCAATGAGATAGCAGGCTGTCTCGGGGCGTCAACGGATCCTGATAACATTTACTGCGCCCGAACAGCCGGCGAGTGATTCATCGGAGGATTTGATGTCATCTGTCGATTCCAGGTCTGACCTGAGTGCCGTCGAAGAGCTGCACGAGGTGTATCGCCAAATCAAGCAGGAAATCGCCAAGGTCATAATCGGCCAGGAGAAGGTCATCGAGCAATTGCTCATCTCCCTGTTGTCGTCCGGTCACTGTCTCCTGATCGGAGTCCCGGGTCTGGCCAAGACGTTGCTGATATCGACCCTGGCCCGGATTCTCAATCTCGAGTTCAATCGCATACAGTTTACGCCGGATCTGATGCCGTCGGATATCACCGGCACGGAAATCATCGAGGAGGACCACGCCAGCGGCAAGCGTCACTTTCGCTTTGTCAAGGGTCCGGTTTTCGCCAACATTATTCTGGCCGACGAGATCAACCGAACGCCTCCCAAGACGCAGGCGGCGCTCCTTCAGGCTATGCAGGAGCACGAGGTAACCGCGGCGGGCCAGACGTACAAGCTGGACGAACCGTTTTTTGTGCTGGCAACGCAGAATCCGATCGAGCAGGAAGGTACCTACCCCTTGCCGGAGGCGCAACTGGATCGCTTCATGTTTGATGTCATGGTTGACTATCCGGCTCCGAATGAAGAGCGCGAGATTGTCAAGACGACAACCGCCGTGCAGTCCTATGACCTGGACCGGGTGCTCTCGGCGGATCAGATCGTGCGGTTTCAGGAGCTTGTTCGACGGGTGCCCGTTTCGGATCACCTGGTGGAGTACGCG from Acidobacteriota bacterium includes these protein-coding regions:
- a CDS encoding M23 family metallopeptidase: MARGKYVTVMLVPDGTDARTGFRIRRWLLKTILITIGAILAGIVVFFLFYGKVLTRAAITEAVMKENEDLRRYRYKVGLLEQNLEQAREVVSRLAGMAGIDYEFPELPSDSTIFAQLDKTGKAIVARSTTRDWTLPEGLPIQGFITQEFEVEDQDHFHPGVDIVCAVGTPVLATASGVVAYADYDSTYGHMVVLKHSDSVVTIYGHNSELLVLPGQAILVGSRIALSGSTGKSTAPHLHYEIRVNDEPLNPLENLYEKK
- a CDS encoding polymer-forming cytoskeletal protein encodes the protein MKKNNNSEVDLHMNTIVGKDTIITGTLDIKGALRVDGTVKGKIICSDCVTLGATGHVEADIEANTAIVAGHMVGNIQTSEKIELQAKCEMDGDIQTKSLVIEQGAVFCGACNMKDSKPDLGFLPKPAEQPEPLVTSKKNLE
- a CDS encoding MoxR family ATPase, yielding MSSVDSRSDLSAVEELHEVYRQIKQEIAKVIIGQEKVIEQLLISLLSSGHCLLIGVPGLAKTLLISTLARILNLEFNRIQFTPDLMPSDITGTEIIEEDHASGKRHFRFVKGPVFANIILADEINRTPPKTQAALLQAMQEHEVTAAGQTYKLDEPFFVLATQNPIEQEGTYPLPEAQLDRFMFDVMVDYPAPNEEREIVKTTTAVQSYDLDRVLSADQIVRFQELVRRVPVSDHLVEYAVNLVRTTRPHDPAAPEFVKNWVNWGAGPRASQYLILAAKTRAILDGRPTPGPDDVRFAAYPVLRHRIVTSFNAEADGVDSMELIRRILDAISVPTAA